The uncultured Cohaesibacter sp. genome window below encodes:
- a CDS encoding 5-formyltetrahydrofolate cyclo-ligase — MSHSRLIRKGIWQRLKDVARADVRFHLDFSEVIPDFDGSDVATGRVLALDAFKGCQLAFVTPDNSLTLLRQKMIEAGIPLVMSTYNIRRGFLYLEPGVVPKGAELYASWLEGMEHFAKPVSLEEIARKGRFDFAATGASAVSSRGIRFGKGHVYFDLEWGMFTDLGLMEEKTPVVSIVHDVQVTDENVIASDLDIAIDMIATPEKLIRVERTERRPRGIRWDLLSKDQILDIPPLAELARIRGVL; from the coding sequence ATGAGTCATTCACGGCTGATACGCAAGGGCATATGGCAGCGACTGAAAGATGTCGCCCGGGCTGACGTGCGCTTTCATCTCGATTTCTCCGAAGTCATTCCCGATTTCGACGGCTCTGATGTGGCCACCGGTCGCGTGCTGGCGCTGGATGCTTTCAAAGGCTGCCAGCTTGCCTTCGTGACACCGGACAATTCCCTCACGCTGCTGCGCCAGAAGATGATCGAGGCGGGCATTCCGCTGGTCATGTCCACCTATAACATCCGTCGCGGCTTCCTCTATCTGGAGCCGGGTGTCGTGCCCAAGGGGGCGGAACTCTATGCCTCATGGTTGGAGGGGATGGAGCATTTCGCAAAACCCGTGTCACTGGAAGAGATCGCACGCAAGGGGCGGTTCGACTTTGCCGCGACCGGCGCATCCGCCGTTTCCTCCCGGGGCATCCGCTTTGGCAAGGGACATGTCTATTTCGATCTCGAATGGGGCATGTTCACCGATCTGGGTCTCATGGAGGAAAAAACGCCGGTTGTTTCCATCGTGCATGATGTGCAGGTGACCGACGAGAATGTCATCGCCAGCGATCTCGACATTGCCATCGACATGATCGCGACCCCGGAAAAGCTAATCCGGGTCGAGCGAACCGAACGACGCCCACGCGGCATTCGCTGGGATCTTTTGAGCAAAGACCAAATTCTGGACATTCCGCCTCTGGCCGAGCTGGCTCGGATCAGGGGCGTTTTATAG
- a CDS encoding 5-formyltetrahydrofolate cyclo-ligase — MDIVDHKIKVRERVWRELRKVAVPDSRFHFDFGEFIADFEGGEAAVQRLVDHEFYQKSNYIFITPDNCLDRLRLKALEDGKTVLMTTYSIKRGFWLLDPNTIAPELYLYASTLDGMERVGRPVTLKELADMPKVDYMVTGTGAINTKGIRFGKGHGFFDSEWGMLYQIGRISTETPSAAVVHDCQLLDEELTPDVYDTVADAIFTPTRTILVDGPHKPTCGILWDRLDPVMFETIPPLQELKAMGL; from the coding sequence ATGGATATTGTTGATCACAAGATCAAAGTCCGCGAGCGCGTTTGGCGCGAGTTGCGCAAGGTCGCTGTTCCCGACAGCCGCTTTCACTTCGATTTTGGCGAATTCATCGCCGATTTCGAAGGCGGCGAGGCGGCGGTTCAGAGGCTGGTCGACCATGAGTTCTATCAGAAATCGAACTATATCTTCATCACGCCGGACAACTGCCTCGACCGCCTGCGCCTCAAGGCGCTGGAAGACGGCAAGACGGTGCTGATGACGACCTATTCGATCAAGCGCGGCTTCTGGCTGCTCGACCCGAATACGATTGCCCCGGAGCTCTATCTCTATGCCTCGACGCTGGACGGCATGGAACGGGTTGGCCGACCGGTCACTCTGAAGGAGCTCGCCGACATGCCAAAGGTCGACTATATGGTCACCGGCACCGGCGCCATCAACACCAAGGGCATCCGCTTCGGCAAGGGCCATGGCTTCTTCGACAGCGAATGGGGCATGCTCTATCAGATCGGCAGGATCTCGACCGAAACCCCGTCGGCGGCCGTGGTACATGATTGCCAGCTGCTGGACGAGGAACTGACGCCGGATGTCTATGACACGGTGGCCGACGCCATCTTCACGCCGACCCGGACCATTCTGGTCGATGGGCCACACAAGCCGACCTGCGGCATCCTGTGGGACCGCCTTGATCCGGTGATGTTCGAGACCATTCCGCCACTGCAGGAACTCAAGGCCATGGGCCTGTGA
- a CDS encoding ABC transporter permease subunit, with the protein MASNRTAPERSDALSPIRKLLRSSTLRNWLLLLVVWEIIGRLRLVADGALPAPSAILARLWVDWSDYPPHILATLEGASAGFLIGNALAIAAGVLFAIFPITQRLARGVNVALFALPPIAVSPILVITFSGMTPRIILAAIACYFVTMSATVTGIQQTDRRIVDVVRAYGGRQWKTLVHAQMRSAIPSILAGLRIAAPNAVLGSILAEFGGGGRYGLGVYLIGSLGRGEPDRLWGIGLSATVIAGLAYLLFSLLATRLTGASKAVTVPASPPATKAEKNPLVEAALIAVSFALPFLLWGLLLSIMGTPAMIAKTPLGVFDYLFMMPNSPASLGKLAMALSETLPMTMIGMAMGLFFAFALALCSVLYPAIIRGFMPVALVTQTMPLVALTPLLVLILGRGPSVILWITVSVTFFPAFVTMAQGLSMVSRAAIEVPKAYGAGPVKQLWLVSIPASLPYLFAATRLAVPRALLGVMIAEWLATGKGLGNLLNQSRGYLDYGMIWSVAVVSVLISVLFYQIVVAIEHRVLTKRGMAPAQ; encoded by the coding sequence ATGGCCAGTAACAGGACCGCTCCAGAGAGGTCCGACGCCCTCTCCCCGATCCGCAAGCTGCTGCGCTCGTCCACCTTGCGCAACTGGCTCTTGCTGTTGGTCGTCTGGGAGATCATCGGTCGGTTGCGACTGGTTGCCGACGGAGCCCTGCCTGCGCCATCCGCCATTCTGGCGCGGCTGTGGGTCGACTGGTCCGACTATCCGCCGCATATTCTGGCGACACTGGAAGGGGCAAGCGCCGGCTTTCTCATCGGCAATGCCCTGGCGATTGCCGCAGGGGTGCTGTTCGCCATCTTCCCGATCACCCAGCGGCTGGCACGCGGAGTCAATGTGGCGCTGTTCGCCCTGCCGCCGATTGCCGTTTCGCCAATCCTTGTCATCACCTTCTCGGGCATGACGCCCCGCATCATTCTGGCGGCCATCGCCTGCTATTTCGTCACCATGAGCGCCACCGTAACCGGCATCCAGCAGACCGACCGACGCATTGTCGATGTGGTCCGGGCCTATGGCGGCCGCCAGTGGAAGACACTTGTTCACGCGCAAATGCGCAGCGCCATCCCATCCATATTGGCGGGCCTCAGGATTGCGGCCCCCAATGCGGTTCTAGGCTCCATTCTAGCGGAGTTCGGCGGCGGCGGTCGGTATGGACTGGGGGTCTATCTGATCGGTTCGCTTGGCCGTGGCGAGCCCGACCGACTGTGGGGAATCGGTCTATCAGCAACTGTGATTGCAGGGCTCGCCTATCTCCTCTTTTCCCTTCTGGCAACCCGCCTCACAGGAGCATCCAAGGCCGTTACCGTGCCAGCCAGCCCGCCGGCAACCAAGGCAGAGAAAAATCCGCTGGTTGAAGCGGCCCTGATCGCGGTGTCCTTTGCCTTGCCGTTCCTGTTATGGGGGCTGTTGCTCTCCATCATGGGCACCCCGGCGATGATCGCCAAGACGCCGCTTGGCGTGTTTGACTATCTGTTCATGATGCCCAACAGTCCGGCAAGCCTTGGCAAGCTGGCGATGGCCCTCAGCGAAACCCTGCCAATGACGATGATCGGCATGGCCATGGGGCTGTTCTTCGCCTTTGCGCTGGCGCTCTGTTCGGTGCTTTATCCGGCCATCATTCGCGGCTTCATGCCCGTGGCGCTGGTCACACAGACCATGCCTCTGGTCGCCCTGACGCCGCTGTTGGTACTGATCCTCGGGCGCGGCCCCTCGGTCATCCTGTGGATCACGGTATCGGTCACCTTCTTTCCGGCCTTCGTCACCATGGCACAGGGCCTGTCCATGGTGTCGCGCGCCGCCATCGAGGTGCCCAAAGCCTATGGTGCCGGACCGGTCAAGCAGCTCTGGCTTGTTTCCATTCCGGCGTCCCTACCCTATCTGTTTGCCGCCACCCGACTTGCGGTTCCCCGGGCACTGCTGGGCGTGATGATTGCCGAGTGGCTCGCCACCGGCAAGGGCCTTGGCAATCTGCTCAACCAGTCCCGCGGCTATCTCGACTATGGCATGATCTGGTCGGTCGCAGTGGTTTCGGTGCTGATATCAGTTCTTTTCTATCAAATCGTGGTCGCCATCGAGCATCGCGTGCTTACCAAGCGCGGCATGGCACCTGCACAATAA
- a CDS encoding MurR/RpiR family transcriptional regulator, whose amino-acid sequence MASRLVLRIQERYAKLTAGEKKLAQLILDRQDDILTHSATEIAEMAGVSKATAARFFQHLGYADFNEVKLQAREERNQSEPYELSVTNSDQMAMGRAIGAHLELELKNLTRTFEEMRSDKIREAAELIDKAPRVWVLGLGAEEGIARYVRLLFSRLRHSVMLLGINQGSWAEDLAMTGPKDVLLLITLPPHPPLLKSILSYAKTSRLNVVTITDRTSLFEMQRASKVVLPCHVTSFALGASLTAVSSAVRLLALTYAAHAGKSAQQRAEIVDSIKEELDSFN is encoded by the coding sequence ATGGCATCGCGCCTTGTGCTGAGAATTCAGGAGAGATACGCCAAGCTGACGGCGGGGGAGAAGAAGCTCGCGCAGCTGATCCTCGATCGCCAGGATGACATTCTCACACATTCAGCGACCGAAATTGCTGAAATGGCTGGAGTTTCCAAGGCAACGGCGGCCCGCTTCTTCCAGCATCTGGGTTATGCCGACTTCAACGAGGTGAAGCTTCAGGCCCGCGAGGAGCGCAACCAGTCCGAACCCTATGAATTGTCAGTGACCAACTCCGATCAAATGGCCATGGGCCGGGCCATTGGCGCCCATCTGGAGCTGGAACTGAAGAATCTGACGCGCACCTTCGAGGAAATGCGCTCCGACAAGATACGGGAAGCCGCCGAACTGATCGACAAGGCACCGCGCGTCTGGGTGCTGGGGCTGGGGGCGGAAGAGGGAATCGCCCGTTATGTGCGCCTGCTGTTTTCACGGCTGCGCCACAGTGTCATGTTGTTGGGTATCAATCAGGGGTCGTGGGCGGAAGATCTGGCGATGACCGGCCCGAAGGACGTGTTGCTGTTGATAACTCTGCCACCGCATCCGCCGCTGCTCAAATCGATTCTGAGTTACGCCAAGACCAGCCGCCTCAATGTGGTGACCATCACCGACAGGACGTCGCTTTTCGAGATGCAGCGCGCCTCCAAGGTCGTACTGCCCTGTCATGTGACAAGCTTTGCCCTTGGGGCGTCGCTGACAGCGGTGAGCAGTGCGGTGCGGCTTCTGGCCCTGACTTATGCGGCCCACGCAGGCAAGTCCGCCCAGCAGCGGGCAGAGATTGTCGACAGCATCAAGGAAGAGCTCGACAGCTTCAATTAG
- a CDS encoding alpha/beta hydrolase has protein sequence MSSQEPSPWSAPLMELVRALPARQSVEVNGLPISYRSMGEGRPILFLHGLLGSADSWLFQLHDLSSRYQIISWDAPGYGQSAEVEPDIEVFAEQLRGFIAKLALPSLTVVGHSMGGTLAARVAADPEPRIGRVILSCTHPGYGEPLDTPPTAKLVDRIRALKEEGGEAYGRERATNMVAHPVDPFALETAAYVASGTKADGLFSATRMLQFADLRTFYEKITIPMLVLFAQKDPVVRPELSAELRALTPQATQKTLPNVGHAPYLEDKENYEQVITSFIEHSSSHSEP, from the coding sequence ATGTCCTCACAAGAACCATCGCCCTGGTCGGCTCCACTGATGGAACTGGTCCGGGCCCTGCCTGCGCGGCAGAGCGTGGAGGTCAACGGGCTGCCGATATCCTACCGCTCCATGGGCGAAGGCAGGCCCATTCTCTTTCTGCATGGCCTTCTGGGCAGTGCAGACAGCTGGTTGTTTCAGCTGCACGACCTGTCATCCCGCTACCAAATCATTTCGTGGGATGCGCCAGGCTATGGACAATCCGCCGAAGTCGAACCGGACATCGAGGTGTTTGCCGAGCAGTTGCGCGGCTTCATCGCAAAACTGGCGCTGCCATCTCTGACCGTTGTCGGCCATTCCATGGGCGGAACGCTGGCGGCCCGGGTTGCCGCCGACCCTGAGCCGCGGATCGGGCGGGTGATCCTCTCCTGCACGCACCCAGGTTATGGCGAGCCTTTGGATACGCCCCCAACCGCCAAACTTGTCGACCGGATCCGCGCACTCAAGGAAGAAGGCGGCGAGGCCTACGGCCGGGAACGGGCCACCAACATGGTCGCCCATCCAGTGGATCCCTTCGCCCTCGAAACGGCAGCCTATGTCGCCTCAGGCACCAAGGCCGACGGCCTCTTCTCGGCAACGCGGATGCTGCAATTTGCCGATCTGCGCACCTTCTACGAGAAGATCACGATCCCGATGCTGGTGCTTTTCGCCCAGAAGGATCCTGTCGTCCGGCCCGAACTTTCCGCCGAACTCAGGGCTCTGACACCACAGGCAACACAAAAGACATTGCCCAACGTGGGCCATGCGCCCTATCTGGAGGACAAGGAAAACTATGAACAGGTCATCACATCTTTCATCGAGCATTCCTCCAGTCATTCCGAGCCATGA
- a CDS encoding ABC transporter ATP-binding protein, which translates to MSTEHGITINHVSRSFKGRGAVVQALSDVSLVCPEGSFTALIGPSGCGKSTILRLALGLDAPDTGDVMISGMTPFKAARSGKTGVAFQDAALMPWRTVEDNIMLPLDVLGHKRADYLAEVAKLVDLVGLNGFEKALPGELSGGMRQRAAIARALITRPEILFLDEPFGALDQILRRQMNIELQRIWMESRATTLLVTHGIDEAIFLADRVVVMQSKPGRISRVIDVPFDRPRKPDLFSDPRFHALEKEIAEALDGQ; encoded by the coding sequence ATGAGTACCGAACACGGTATCACCATCAATCACGTGTCGCGATCCTTCAAGGGTCGCGGCGCGGTCGTTCAAGCCCTGAGCGATGTGTCACTCGTCTGTCCGGAAGGCTCGTTCACGGCCTTGATCGGGCCGTCGGGCTGCGGCAAGTCGACCATCCTGCGGCTGGCGCTGGGGCTTGATGCTCCGGACACCGGCGATGTGATGATCAGCGGCATGACCCCATTCAAGGCGGCAAGAAGCGGCAAGACGGGTGTTGCCTTCCAGGATGCGGCACTGATGCCATGGCGCACCGTGGAAGACAATATCATGCTGCCCCTTGACGTGCTCGGGCACAAGCGGGCCGACTATCTGGCCGAGGTGGCCAAGCTGGTCGATCTGGTGGGGCTCAACGGTTTCGAAAAGGCACTGCCCGGCGAGCTGTCCGGTGGCATGCGCCAGCGCGCGGCCATCGCCCGTGCTCTCATCACCCGCCCGGAAATCCTCTTTCTGGATGAACCCTTTGGCGCGCTCGACCAGATCCTGCGCCGCCAGATGAATATCGAGCTGCAACGCATCTGGATGGAAAGCCGGGCAACAACCCTGCTGGTCACCCATGGCATCGATGAAGCGATCTTCCTTGCCGACCGTGTGGTGGTCATGCAGAGCAAGCCGGGGCGGATCAGCCGCGTCATCGATGTGCCGTTCGACCGGCCACGCAAGCCCGACCTGTTTTCCGATCCTCGCTTCCACGCCCTCGAGAAGGAAATCGCGGAGGCGCTGGATGGCCAGTAA
- a CDS encoding M20 family metallopeptidase, whose translation MNPAELDLEDFLKDLEFLVNIDSGSADLDGVSAVAAFFEEEFTKLGWQVIRRDVGSNVGPCLEILSPGNRNDHDILLLGHMDTVFPKGTAAERPFHIEGNRAYGPGVMDMKSGDLFALYLARLFHRTGEATPSICLALNSHEEIGSEQSRGWIEDLARRSHHAFILEPGRANGDLVFERKGTGRYCLNFHGKAAHSGVDPQNGASAINELAHWVTELHKLTDFDTGLTLNVGLISGGTSVNAIAESAEAEVDLRFVSQDQADLVEARIREMARNPFTPNVTVSVTGGVSRPPMNASDDALVLCRKVDAIAAELGVRIGWQKTGGGSDGNFTADVGIPTIDGMGPVGGRAHSREEYLEVDSISERFALLAGIVRTLKA comes from the coding sequence ATGAACCCTGCTGAGCTGGACCTTGAAGACTTTCTCAAAGATCTCGAATTTCTGGTCAACATCGATAGTGGCAGTGCGGACCTTGATGGCGTCAGTGCCGTGGCCGCCTTTTTCGAAGAGGAATTCACCAAGCTCGGCTGGCAGGTCATCCGGCGCGACGTCGGCTCCAACGTTGGCCCGTGCCTTGAAATCCTGAGCCCTGGCAACAGGAACGACCACGACATCCTGCTACTCGGCCACATGGATACCGTCTTTCCGAAGGGAACCGCTGCCGAGCGACCATTTCATATCGAAGGCAATCGGGCCTATGGACCCGGTGTCATGGACATGAAATCAGGCGATCTCTTTGCCCTCTATCTGGCTCGGCTGTTTCACCGGACGGGAGAGGCCACGCCGTCCATCTGCCTTGCTCTCAACAGTCACGAGGAAATCGGCTCCGAACAGTCCCGCGGCTGGATTGAGGATCTGGCCCGGCGCAGTCACCATGCCTTCATTCTCGAACCGGGCCGCGCCAATGGCGATCTGGTCTTCGAACGCAAGGGCACCGGTCGCTATTGCCTCAATTTTCATGGCAAGGCAGCCCATTCCGGGGTAGATCCGCAGAACGGAGCGAGCGCCATCAATGAGCTTGCCCACTGGGTAACCGAACTGCACAAGCTGACGGACTTCGACACCGGCCTGACGCTCAATGTCGGGCTCATCTCGGGCGGCACATCGGTCAATGCCATCGCCGAATCCGCCGAGGCCGAGGTTGATCTGCGCTTCGTCTCGCAAGATCAGGCAGACCTGGTCGAGGCCCGCATCCGGGAAATGGCACGGAATCCCTTTACCCCAAATGTCACAGTCTCCGTGACCGGAGGTGTCTCCCGCCCGCCGATGAATGCCTCCGATGACGCGTTGGTGCTCTGTCGCAAGGTCGACGCCATCGCTGCGGAGCTGGGCGTCAGGATCGGCTGGCAGAAAACCGGTGGTGGATCCGATGGCAACTTCACCGCCGATGTCGGCATCCCGACCATCGACGGCATGGGACCGGTGGGTGGCCGGGCACACAGCCGGGAAGAATATCTCGAAGTTGACAGCATCAGCGAACGCTTCGCCCTGCTTGCAGGCATCGTGCGGACCCTGAAGGCCTGA
- the dcuC gene encoding C4-dicarboxylate transporter DcuC → MLGFLIGLVVTIVVAWLIIKKYQSHTVLLLAGLLLLALTLVVAPESSILFKKAKSTGLSLFDIFDYVRGSLAYRAAGLGMIIMAAGGFAKYMDHIGATDAMVDVAIRPLKLLNAPYVVLALGYAVGQVLNIFIPSAAGLAMLLLVTFYPTLVRLGVSRAAAAAMIGTTAVLDLGPASGASNLAAKTAELDVAVYFAQHQLPVGIAAIIVISILTYVSARYFDKKEGHVVEAEAHDVDPTKADGKKSAPAFYALLPMLPLALILVFSKLLISSVKLDVVTAMLIGALVGLICETIRHRNGKAVTKGFMAFFDGMGQMFARIVSLIVCAEVFAAGLTTIGMVDFLINAAQGSGFGVTAMTIVMCAMVTVIAVITGSGNAAFFSFGHLAPNIASSFGAASVSMLLPMQLTAGLARSMSPVAGVIIAVSDAGQCSPIDIVRRTALPVAGGILTVVLFGIIFA, encoded by the coding sequence ATGTTAGGTTTTCTCATCGGCCTTGTCGTCACGATTGTCGTGGCATGGCTCATCATCAAGAAATACCAGTCACACACCGTTCTGCTGCTGGCTGGCCTGCTGCTTCTTGCGCTGACGCTCGTTGTCGCGCCCGAAAGCTCGATTCTGTTCAAGAAGGCCAAGTCGACGGGTCTGTCGCTGTTTGACATCTTCGACTATGTCCGCGGCTCGCTGGCCTATCGTGCGGCAGGGCTTGGCATGATCATCATGGCGGCCGGTGGCTTTGCCAAATACATGGACCATATCGGGGCCACGGATGCCATGGTCGATGTCGCCATACGCCCGCTCAAGCTGCTGAACGCACCTTACGTGGTGCTGGCGCTTGGCTATGCCGTTGGGCAGGTGCTCAACATCTTCATTCCCAGCGCCGCCGGCCTTGCCATGTTGCTGCTGGTCACCTTCTACCCGACTCTTGTCCGGCTGGGCGTCAGCCGCGCAGCAGCGGCTGCCATGATCGGCACCACCGCCGTGCTTGACCTTGGTCCGGCGTCCGGTGCATCCAACCTTGCAGCCAAGACCGCCGAGCTTGATGTCGCGGTCTATTTTGCCCAGCATCAGCTGCCGGTAGGCATTGCCGCCATCATCGTCATCTCCATCCTGACCTATGTCAGCGCCCGCTATTTCGACAAGAAGGAAGGGCATGTGGTCGAAGCCGAGGCACACGATGTGGACCCGACCAAGGCTGATGGCAAGAAGTCAGCACCAGCCTTCTATGCGCTGCTGCCAATGCTGCCACTGGCGTTGATCCTCGTCTTCTCCAAACTGCTCATCAGCTCGGTCAAGCTCGACGTTGTCACCGCCATGCTGATCGGTGCACTCGTCGGTCTGATCTGCGAAACCATCCGCCATCGCAATGGCAAGGCTGTCACCAAGGGCTTCATGGCCTTCTTTGACGGCATGGGCCAGATGTTTGCCCGCATCGTTTCCCTGATCGTCTGTGCCGAAGTATTTGCCGCCGGTCTGACGACCATCGGAATGGTCGACTTCCTGATCAACGCGGCCCAAGGGTCTGGTTTCGGTGTCACGGCCATGACCATCGTCATGTGCGCCATGGTCACGGTCATCGCAGTCATCACCGGCTCCGGCAATGCGGCCTTCTTCTCCTTCGGCCATCTTGCACCCAATATTGCATCGAGCTTCGGAGCTGCCTCGGTCTCCATGCTGCTGCCGATGCAGCTGACCGCCGGTCTTGCCCGGTCCATGTCGCCGGTTGCCGGTGTCATCATCGCCGTCAGCGATGCCGGCCAGTGTTCCCCGATCGACATCGTCCGTCGCACCGCCCTGCCTGTTGCAGGCGGCATCCTGACCGTCGTTCTGTTCGGGATCATCTTTGCCTGA
- a CDS encoding ABC transporter substrate-binding protein, translating into MRLALDRRRFLSLMAASAALPTMGRFASAASPFAFQASWINDAEFTGYFVAMDKGYYAEEGLDLSYASGGPDVIPESTIIAGKADLTLTTPDTTIKAITEQGAPFKIIGAQYQKNPIGIVSLASNPIKTPEDLIGKTLAVPPVNVISVEAMLKISGVDRSKINIVPYAYDPTPLIKGEIDASLDFTTNVPFTIKQAGADATSFLLYDFGFTIFNDTVVVTEETLKTKRKELVSFLRASRKGWEENFKDPAAYPPKFADSWFKGTGRSIDNELYFNNAQKPLIEAAGGIFSMSEEAIEANIKALAEVGISAKREHFDTTLLEEIA; encoded by the coding sequence ATGAGACTTGCTCTGGACAGACGCCGATTTCTTTCCCTGATGGCAGCATCTGCCGCCCTGCCGACCATGGGCCGCTTTGCGAGCGCTGCATCGCCTTTCGCCTTTCAGGCTTCCTGGATCAACGATGCCGAATTCACCGGCTATTTCGTTGCCATGGACAAGGGCTACTATGCCGAGGAAGGCCTCGACCTTTCCTATGCATCCGGCGGCCCGGACGTCATCCCGGAAAGCACCATCATTGCTGGCAAGGCCGACCTCACCCTGACCACGCCGGACACCACCATCAAGGCGATCACCGAGCAGGGCGCGCCGTTCAAGATCATCGGCGCCCAGTATCAGAAGAACCCGATCGGCATCGTTTCTCTGGCCTCCAACCCGATCAAGACTCCTGAAGACCTCATCGGCAAGACCCTTGCCGTGCCGCCAGTCAACGTGATTTCCGTTGAAGCCATGCTGAAGATCTCCGGCGTCGATCGCTCCAAGATCAACATCGTGCCCTATGCCTATGATCCGACCCCGCTGATCAAGGGCGAAATCGATGCATCCCTCGATTTCACCACCAACGTGCCATTCACCATCAAGCAGGCTGGCGCCGACGCGACCTCCTTCCTGCTCTATGATTTCGGCTTCACCATCTTCAACGACACCGTTGTTGTCACCGAAGAGACCCTGAAGACCAAGCGCAAGGAACTGGTTTCCTTTCTCAGGGCTTCCCGCAAAGGCTGGGAAGAGAACTTCAAGGATCCGGCCGCCTATCCGCCGAAATTTGCTGACAGCTGGTTCAAGGGCACCGGTCGTTCCATCGACAACGAGCTCTATTTCAACAACGCCCAGAAGCCGCTGATCGAAGCCGCAGGTGGCATTTTCTCGATGAGCGAAGAAGCCATCGAAGCCAACATCAAGGCGCTTGCCGAAGTGGGCATTTCCGCCAAACGCGAGCATTTCGACACCACGCTGCTGGAAGAAATTGCATGA
- a CDS encoding metalloregulator ArsR/SmtB family transcription factor: MKHTLESYASALSALGHDARLCIFRLLVRAGDDGLIVGELIAATGLPASTLAHHLKTLVSAGLIVQERDGREVRSRVDFDAVRQTIGFLTSECCTGVTLENREEAI, translated from the coding sequence ATGAAGCATACACTCGAGTCCTATGCCTCGGCTCTTTCTGCCCTTGGTCACGATGCAAGGCTTTGCATCTTCCGCCTGCTCGTCCGTGCAGGGGACGACGGACTGATCGTGGGAGAGCTGATTGCTGCCACGGGGTTGCCTGCCTCGACCCTGGCACATCATCTGAAGACGCTCGTCAGCGCAGGGCTGATCGTTCAGGAGCGCGATGGTCGTGAGGTCAGGAGCCGTGTCGATTTCGATGCGGTCCGCCAAACGATCGGCTTCCTGACGTCGGAATGCTGCACTGGCGTGACGCTGGAAAACAGGGAAGAGGCCATCTGA
- a CDS encoding LysR family transcriptional regulator: protein MNIKELQAFNAVVQEGTVSGAARVMNLSQPAVSRLIMLLESELHISLFRREKQRLYLTEEGQAFNREARRILAGLSEIPRIAEEIRAHRLKRLRMVTMPRAALSVVAPVVARFTRENPDVKLSLDIRSHRDIESWINGREYDLGFGNVPITHWAAESTPIGRAVLEVLMPIDHPFARKEVVTLQDLATVPLVQQFPGMLLRRQTDALFDAHDVRIEQEVLAGSSQMAQYLVANGAGVTIIDRLSVLAMDDRLITTRPLSPTRWVAFGVIRHRDDDPDRMVLRLTEMLRERVVECAVDGSIVPLMGKGEV from the coding sequence ATGAATATCAAGGAGCTGCAAGCGTTCAACGCCGTCGTTCAGGAAGGAACAGTCAGCGGCGCGGCGCGGGTGATGAACCTGAGCCAACCTGCGGTCAGCCGTCTGATCATGCTGCTGGAAAGCGAGTTGCATATTTCGCTGTTCCGGCGCGAAAAGCAGCGGCTCTATCTCACCGAGGAGGGGCAGGCCTTCAACCGGGAGGCGCGACGGATTCTGGCCGGTCTCAGCGAGATCCCGAGGATTGCCGAGGAAATCCGCGCCCATCGGCTCAAGCGGCTGCGGATGGTGACCATGCCGCGCGCCGCCCTGTCGGTGGTGGCGCCCGTCGTTGCCCGGTTCACGCGCGAGAATCCCGACGTCAAACTGTCTCTCGACATTCGATCGCACCGGGATATCGAAAGCTGGATCAACGGGCGGGAGTATGACCTGGGGTTCGGCAACGTGCCCATCACCCACTGGGCCGCGGAGAGCACGCCGATCGGCCGGGCGGTGCTGGAGGTGTTGATGCCCATCGACCATCCCTTTGCCCGGAAGGAGGTGGTGACCCTTCAGGATCTGGCGACCGTGCCGTTGGTGCAGCAATTTCCGGGCATGTTGCTGCGGCGCCAGACCGACGCCCTGTTCGATGCCCATGACGTGCGGATCGAGCAGGAGGTGCTGGCCGGGTCTTCGCAGATGGCCCAGTATCTTGTTGCCAACGGCGCCGGAGTAACGATCATTGATCGGCTGAGCGTGCTGGCCATGGATGACCGGCTGATTACCACCCGTCCCCTGTCGCCCACCCGCTGGGTGGCATTCGGGGTAATTCGCCATCGCGATGATGATCCTGACCGGATGGTTCTGCGCCTGACCGAGATGTTGCGCGAGCGGGTGGTCGAGTGTGCGGTCGATGGCTCGATCGTTCCCCTCATGGGAAAGGGCGAGGTGTGA